From the Helicoverpa armigera isolate CAAS_96S chromosome 16, ASM3070526v1, whole genome shotgun sequence genome, one window contains:
- the LOC126055360 gene encoding protein FAM98B, giving the protein MKFLVTLVALCAVLAMASAGYINRGWGGSSGGWGGSSRGWGGSSGGWGGSSGGWGGSSGGWGGSSKGWGGSGGWGGSSKGWGGSGGWGGSGGWGGSSGWGNSGGWGGKSGGGWSGGHGGWW; this is encoded by the coding sequence GTCACTCTCGTAGCTCTGTGCGCCGTGCTGGCGATGGCGTCCGCCGGATACATCAACAGGGGCTGGGGAGGCTCTAGCGGAGGCTGGGGCGGATCCAGCCGCGGTTGGGGCGGATCCAGTGGAGGCTGGGGTGGATCCAGTGGAGGCTGGGGCGGATCCAGCGGAGGCTGGGGCGGCTCTAGCAAAGGCTGGGGCGGATCCGGCGGCTGGGGAGGTTCCAGCAAGGGCTGGGGCGGCTCTGGTGGCTGGGGAGGTTCCGGCGGTTGGGGCGGCTCTAGCGGTTGGGGCAACTCCGGCGGATGGGGCGGTAAGAGCGGCGGCGGATGGTCCGGTGGTCACGGTGGATGGTGGTGA
- the LOC110381605 gene encoding peroxisomal membrane protein PEX13, giving the protein MRALLVLCALAAFTSAEHRQKRSFFKGLGLDFLGGFSGYGSGHGSGYSSGYSGGYGKNYGYSGSQSNYGVAHSSGYGAGHGYYSNPAPVVVQYTYPSQPAQTYTPTYTAPAAYPASSYAASSYSEPATQVVTVNKVVNVQREVTVPQVVNVRKIITEPKVITVKQVVPATGYTGYGSGGATGYSNAGSSGYGTGYGTGYGTGYGSGYGSGEAAGYSGTYASAYSGAYSGAGASSDNSWC; this is encoded by the exons ATGAGAGCCCTC CTAGTCCTGTGCGCCCTGGCGGCGTTCACATCTGCGGAGCATAGACAAAAGCGCAGCTTCTTCAAGGGGTTAGGTTTAGACTTCTTGGGTGGGTTCTCCGGCTACGGCAGCGGTCACGGCAGCGGCTACAGCAGCGGCTACAGCGGCGGGTACGGCAAGAACTACGGCTACAGTGGCAGCCAGAGCAACTACGGAGTAGCCCACAGCAGTGGCTACGGCGCCGGCCACGGGTACTACAGCAACCCCGCGCCTGTCGTCGTGCAGTACACGTACCCCTCCCAGCCAGCGCAGACCTACACGCCCACCTACACAGCACCAGCTGCGTACCCTGCATCTTCGTACGCTGCGTCCAGCTACTCGGAGCCCGCCACACAGGTAGTGACCGTCAACAAGGTGGTGAACGTGCAGCGCGAGGTCACCGTGCCGCAGGTGGTCAACGTGCGCAAGATCATCACGGAGCCCAAGGTCATTACCGTGAAGCAAGTGGTGCCCGCCACCGGCTACACGGGCTACGGTAGCGGAGGTGCTACAGGCTATAGCAATGCCGGATCCAGCGGCTACGGCACTGGCTACGGCACTGGCTACGGTACTGGCTACGGCAGCGGGTATGGCAGCGGCGAGGCTGCGGGCTACTCCGGCACATACGCCAGCGCGTACTCCGGCGcatacagcggcgcgggcgccTCCAGCGACAACTCCTGGTGTTGA
- the LOC110381603 gene encoding uncharacterized protein LOC110381603 — MMRNLVLVCVLACAASAGHVREKRGFLHGHHGHHGHGGAANAVRYSAPAVSYSVPAISSPAPAVSFAAPAVSYSTPAVTYSSLGSSYSAAATSNSVSAVGYSAPAVSYSTPAASYSSTVSSYSAPAISYSAPAISYSAPAVSYSAPIVSHSAPAISYSAPSVSYSSPSVRYAPLATSYSAPAVSSSVSAVRYSTPAVTYSTPSVIYSAPATRYAPLAPSYTAVRFSKPTVRHSSPAVSYSSLSKSYSAPVARYATSYSASAVSHSVPAISVSAPAVSYSSPSISYSAPVARYATSYTVPAVRHSAPAVSYSSPAVSYSSSKSYSAPVARYVTSYSAPAVRHSSLAVSNSVPAVSYSSPSISYSAPVARYATSYTVPAVRHSSLAVSNSVPAVSYSSPSISYSAPIARYATSYTVPAVGHSAPAVSYSSPSVRYAPLTTSYSAPAVRYSTPAISYSSPAVSYSTSTVSTSSPVIRYSAPSVSQSAAAVRHSAPIVRYSKPTVSYSSPAVSNSASAISSSAPSASYLPAVSQSVPVRHAAAASYWPSSTAPWLAVPVRRAHSAAAQHGAAYASAW; from the exons ATGATGAGGAACCTG GTGCTGGTGTGTGTGCTGGCGTGCGCGGCGAGTGCGGGACACGTGCGGGAGAAGCGCGGCTTCCTGCACGGACACCACGGACACCACGGGCACGGCGGCGCCGCCAATGCTGTGCGCTACTCAGCTCCTGCTGTGAGCTACTCGGTCCCCGCTATCAGCTCCCCTGCCCCCGCCGTCAGCTTCGCGGCGCCAGCAGTCAGCTACTCCACCCCAGCAGTTACTTACTCGTCTCTGGGTTCAAGTTACTCGGCAGCGGCAACTAGTAATTCGGTGTCAGCTGTTGGCTACTCTGCACCCGCAGTGAGCTACTCCACTCCTGCTGCAAGTTACTCTTCTACCGTCTCAAGTTACTCAGCACCGGCCATCAGTTACTCAGCGCCGGCCATCAGTTACTCGGCACCCGCTGTCAGTTATTCGGCACCCATTGTCAGTCACTCGGCTCCAGCTATCAGCTACTCGGCACCTTCTGTTAGCTACTCTTCTCCCTCCGTGAGATACGCGCCCTTGGCTACGAGTTACTCGGCACCAGCTGTTAGTTCCTCTGTATCCGCGGTTCGCTACTCAACCCCCGCTGTTACCTACTCGACGCCGTCCGTTATATACTCCGCTCCTGCAACAAGGTACGCACCTCTGGCTCCAAGTTACACAGCGGTTCGGTTCTCTAAACCCACTGTGAGGCACTCTTCACCAGCTGTCAGCTACTCTTCTCTTTCCAAAAGCTACAGTGCGCCTGTAGCGAGATACGCTACCAGTTACTCTGCATCAGCTGTGAGCCACTCTGTACCTGCTATCAGCGTCTCGGCGCCCGCTGTCAGTTACTCTTCTCCTTCCATAAGCTACAGTGCTCCTGTAGCGAGATACGCCACAAGTTATACAGTGCCAGCTGTCAGGCATTCTGCGCCGGCTGTCAGCTACTCGTCACCTGCCGTCAGCTACTCTTCTTCCAAAAGCTACAGTGCTCCTGTAGCAAGATACGTCACAAGTTACTCTGCACCAGCTGTAAGGCACTCTTCACTGGCTGTCAGCAACTCGGTACCCGCTGTCAGTTATTCTTCTCCTTCCATAAGCTACAGTGCTCCTGTAGCAAGATATGCTACAAGTTACACAGTGCCAGCTGTAAGGCACTCTTCACTGGCTGTCAGCAACTCGGTACCCGCTGTCAGTTATTCTTCTCCTTCCATAAGCTACAGTGCTCCTATAGCAAGATATGCTACAAGTTACACAGTGCCAGCTGTCGGGCACTCTGCACCAGCTGTCAGCTACTCCTCTCCCTCGGTGAGATACGCGCCGCTGACAACGAGTTACTCTGCACCCGCTGTGAGGTACTCAACACCCGCTATCAGCTACTCTTCTCCGGCTGTTAGTTACTCGACTTCCACTGTGAGTACCTCGTCGCCCGTGATTCGCTACTCGGCGCCGTCCGTCAGCCAGTCAGCGGCCGCGGTCAGGCACTCAGCGCCTATCGTCAGGTACTCGAAGCCTACTGTGAGCTACTCTAGCCCGGCCGTTAGTAATTCGGCATCAGCTATTAGTTCCTCGGCGCCCTCTGCGAGCTACTTGCCAGCCGTGAGCCAGTCCGTGCCTGTGAGGCACGCAGCCGCGGCGAGCTACTGGCCCAGCAGCACCGCGCCGTGGCTGGCGGTGCCGGTGCGGCGCGCGCACTCGGCCGCCGCGCAGCACGGCGCCGCGTACGCCAGCGCCTGGTGA
- the LOC110381604 gene encoding chorion class B protein L11, with translation MKAFIVLCALVAVAASAAVREKRGYSSGWSGSLGGYSGGLSGGYSGGLSGGYSGGYSAPAAQVVAVNKVVNVQREVTVPQVVNVRKIVSVPQVVTVKQVVPVSGGYGGSLGGGYSSGSIGYSSGYSSGGISSGGHGGSGWW, from the exons ATGAAAGCCTTC ATCGTCCTGTGCGCGCTGGTGGCGGTGGCGGCGAGCGCCGCGGTGCGCGAGAAGCGCGGCTACAGCAGCGGCTGGAGCGGCTCCCTGGGCGGCTACTCCGGCGGCCTGTCCGGCGGCTACTCCGGCGGCCTCTCCGGCGGCTACTCCGGTGGCTACTCCGCGCCCGCTGCCCAGGTGGTCGCCGTCAACAAGGTGGTGAACGTGCAGCGCGAGGTCACCGTGCCGCAGGTGGTCAACGTGCGCAAGATCGTCTCCGTGCCGCAGGTGGTCACCGTCAAGCAGGTCGTGCCCGTCTCCGGCGGGTACGGCGGCTCCCTCGGCGGCGGCTACTCCTCCGGCTCCATCGGCTACTCCTCGGGCTACTCCTCCGGCGGCATCTCCTCCGGCGGACACGGCGGCTCCGGCTGGTGGTGA